One Aphelocoma coerulescens isolate FSJ_1873_10779 chromosome 5, UR_Acoe_1.0, whole genome shotgun sequence DNA segment encodes these proteins:
- the RAB15 gene encoding ras-related protein Rab-15 isoform X2: MKTIEVDGIKVRIQIWDTAGQERYQTITKQYYRRAQGIFLVYDISSERSYQHIVKWASDVDEYAPDGVQKILIGNKADEEHKRQVPKEQGLQLAREYGMDFYETSACSNLNIKESFTRLTELVLQAHRKELDELRGLPCAPTLARLEEDEQQPLGSEDTPKTCWC; encoded by the exons ATGAAGACCATCGAAGTGGATGGGATCAAGGTGCGGATACAGATCTG GGACACAGCCGGCCAGGAGCGGTACCAGACCATCACCAAGCAGTACTACCGGCGGGCACAG GGCATCTTCCTGGTGTACGACATCAGCAGTGAGCGCTCCTACCAGCACATTGTGAAGTGGGCCAGCGACGTGGATGAG TATGCACCTGATGGCGTCCAGAAAATCCTCATCGGGAACAAGGCAGACGAGGAGCACAAGAGGCAAGTGCCCAAAGAACAAGGgctgcag CTGGCCAGGGAATACGGGATGGATTTCTACGAGACCAGTGCCTGCAGCAACCTCAACATCAAGGAG TCCTTCACACGGCTGAcggagctggtgctgcaggcGCACCGCAAAGAACTGGATGAGCTGCGGGGGCTGCCCTGTGCCCCGACCCTGGCCCGGCTGGAGGAGGatgagcagcagcccctggggagcGAGGACACCCCGAAAACCTGCTGGTGTTGA
- the GPX2 gene encoding glutathione peroxidase 2 has product MTVPIAKSFYDLSATSLQGEKVDFGVFRGRVVLIENVASLUGTTVRDYTQLNQLQARYPRRLVVLGFPCNQFGYQENGTNEEILNTLKHVRPGGGFEPNFTLFQKCQVNGSDTHPVFAYLKAHLPAPADEAAHLMAEPRFVTWSPVRRSDISWNFEKFLVGPEGEPFRRYSPRVPTAQLEPDIQRLLKLAK; this is encoded by the exons ATGACCGTCCCCATCGCCAAGTCATTCTACGACCTGAGCGCCACCTCCTTGCAGGGGGAAAAGGTGGATTTCGGTGTTTTCCGGGGCCGTGTAGTCCTGATTGAGAACGTGGCATCGCTCTGAGGCACCACAGTGCGGGATTACACCCAGCTCAACCAGCTCCAAGCCCGCTACCCCCGGCGGCTGGTCGTGCTGGGCTTCCCCTGTAACCAGTTTGGATACCAG GAGAACGGCACCAACGAGGAGATCCTCAACACCCTAAAGCATGTGCGGCCCGGGGGTGGCTTTGAGCCCAACTTCACCCTGTTCCAGAAATGTCAGGTGAATGGGAGCGACACCCATCCCGTGTTTGCCTACCTCAAGGCTCACCTGCCCGCACCGGCCGACGAGGCCGCACACCTGATGGCCGAGCCCCGCTTTGTCACCTGGAGCCCTGTGCGGCGCTCCGATATCTCCTGGAATTTTGAGAAGTTCCTGGTGGGGCCCGAGGGGGAACCGTTCCGGCGCTACAGCCCCCGTgtgcccacagcccagctggagcCTGACATCCAGCGTCTCCTCAAGCTGGCCAAGTAA
- the RAB15 gene encoding ras-related protein Rab-15 isoform X1, which translates to MAKQYDVLFRLLLLGDSGVGKTCLLCRFTDNQFHPAHISTIGVDFKMKTIEVDGIKVRIQIWDTAGQERYQTITKQYYRRAQGIFLVYDISSERSYQHIVKWASDVDEYAPDGVQKILIGNKADEEHKRQVPKEQGLQLAREYGMDFYETSACSNLNIKESFTRLTELVLQAHRKELDELRGLPCAPTLARLEEDEQQPLGSEDTPKTCWC; encoded by the exons ATGGCCAAGCAGTACGACGTGCTGTTCCGGTTGCTGCTGCTCGGGGACTCGGGCGTGGGCAAGACCTGCCTGCTCTGCCGGTTCACCGACAACCAGTTCCACCCCGCCCACATCTCCACCATCG GCGTCGACTTCAAGATGAAGACCATCGAAGTGGATGGGATCAAGGTGCGGATACAGATCTG GGACACAGCCGGCCAGGAGCGGTACCAGACCATCACCAAGCAGTACTACCGGCGGGCACAG GGCATCTTCCTGGTGTACGACATCAGCAGTGAGCGCTCCTACCAGCACATTGTGAAGTGGGCCAGCGACGTGGATGAG TATGCACCTGATGGCGTCCAGAAAATCCTCATCGGGAACAAGGCAGACGAGGAGCACAAGAGGCAAGTGCCCAAAGAACAAGGgctgcag CTGGCCAGGGAATACGGGATGGATTTCTACGAGACCAGTGCCTGCAGCAACCTCAACATCAAGGAG TCCTTCACACGGCTGAcggagctggtgctgcaggcGCACCGCAAAGAACTGGATGAGCTGCGGGGGCTGCCCTGTGCCCCGACCCTGGCCCGGCTGGAGGAGGatgagcagcagcccctggggagcGAGGACACCCCGAAAACCTGCTGGTGTTGA
- the UNC93B1 gene encoding protein unc-93 homolog B1 isoform X1: MEKDFDSCQDGAKTVPSAGLSTEGTETQLDDFVGAHHPDYNEEEEEHKYFRRKRLGVIKNVVAASLAGTLTYGVYLGLLQMQLILHYDETYREVKYSNIGLEDIDRKVLMGINVTPVAALLYTPVLIRFFGTKWAMFLAVGIYALFVSSNYWERYYTLVPSAVAIGVVIVPLWASMGTYITRMAQKYYEYVNYKEEQEKERQRVPRDACNAYIIVFQTVFYSCFHLSFVCAQMPMVFFLNNYLYQLNHTLFAVKHCGTLSHGTLPGFNKTVLQSLPRSVNLIIVESVLMAAAFLAMLVVLVLCGAAYRPMEEIDMRSIGWGNIFQLPFKHMRDYRLRHLFPLFIYSGFEVLFVCTGFSLVGCGMGWEVTEQGQVTLSPCLLQNYGVCALGLERLAYLLMAYGFSASACSSLALCMLRLRRHIPLLAGAFIHAALLVTLFCWAPEPRYLAQAPLLYSIAVLWGSGSALNKTGISILLGMLYKKKERQDFIFTIYHWWQALAIFTVYLWSGLPMKAKLSIMLLTLVVAVGTYLWMERKVAHNVEVRLPRIPRPRHKTRGYRYLEDNSDETGSDGDGDKEEEDRHPTETTSEDELPKEDGEQLG, translated from the exons ATGGAGAAGGATTTCGACTCCTGTCAGGATGGGGCCAAGACAGTGCCGAGCGCCGggctgagcactgagggaacaGAGACACAG CTGGACGATTTTGTGGGTGCTCATCACCCTGACTacaatgaggaggaggaggagcataAGTACTTCCGCAGAAAGCGCCTTGGTGTCATCAAGAATGTGGTGGCTGCCAGCCTGGCTGGCACCCTCACTTATGGCGTCTACCTGG GCCTGCTGCAGATGCAGCTGATCCTTCACTATGACGAGACCTACCGGGAGGTGAAGTACAGCAACATTGGGCTGGAGGACATCGACCGCAAGGTGCTGATGGGCATCAATGTCACGCCCGTGGCGGCGCTGCTCTACACACCCGTCCTCATCAG GTTCTTCGGCACCAAGTGGGCCATGTTCCTGGCGGTCGGCATCTATGCCCTCTTTGTCTCCAGCAACTACTGGGAGCGTTACTACACGCTGGTGCCCTCTGCCGTGGCCATTGGGGTGGTCATTGTGCCCCTTTGGGCCTCCATGGGCACCTACATCACGCG GATGGCCCAGAAGTACTACGAGTACGTTAACtacaaggaggagcaggagaaggagaggcAGCGGGTGCCACGGGATGCCTGCAATGCCTACATCATCGTCTTCCAGACAGTCTTCTACTCCTGTTTCCAC TTGAGCTTCGTCTGCGCTCAGATGCCCATGGTCTTCTTCCTCAACAACTACCTCTACCAACTCAACCACACGCTCTTCGCGGTGAAGCACTGCG GGACCCTGAGCCACGGCACCCTGCCTGGCTTCAACAAGACAGTGCTGCAGAGCCTTCCCCGCAGCGTCAACCTCATCATCGTGGAGAGCGTGCTGATGGCTGCCGCCTTCCTCGCCATGCTGGTG GTGCTGGTGCTGTGCGGCGCGGCGTACCGGCCCATGGAGGAGATCGACATGCGCAGCATCGGCTGGGGCAACATCTTCCAGCTGCCCTTCAAGCACATGCGGGACTATCGCCTGCGGCACCTCTTCCCATTGTTTATCTACAGCGGCTTCGAGGTGCTCTTTGTCTGCACCGGATTTTCCCTGGTAGGATGCGGGATGGGGTGGGAGGTGACggagcagggacaggtgacACTGAGCCCATGCTTGCTGCAGAACTACGGTGTTTGCGCCCTGGGGCTGGAGAGGTTGGCGTATCTCCTCATGGCCTACGGCTTCTCTGCCTCGGcatgctccagcctggccctaTGCATGCTGCGCCTGCGCCGGCACATCCCACTGCTGGCTGGAGCCTTCATCCATGCTGCACTCCTGGTGACACTCTTCTGCTGGGCGCCGGAGCCCCGGTACCTGGCACAGGCACCACTGCTCTACAGCATTGCCGTGCTCTGGGGCTCGGGCAGCGCCCTCAACAAGACTGGAATTAGCA TCCTCCTGGGAATGTTGTACAAGAAGAAGGAGCGCCAAGACTTCATCTTCACCATCTACCACTGGTGGCAGGCCCTGGCCATCTTCACCGTCTACCTGTGGTCAGGGCTGCCCATGAAG gccAAGCTGTCCATCATGCTGCTGACGCTGGTGGTGGCCGTGGGGACATACCTGTGGATGGAGCGGAAGGTGGCACACAACGTGGAGGTCCGGCTGCCCCGCATCCCGCGCCCACGCCACAAAACACGTGGATACCGCTACCTGGAGGACAACTCGGATGAGACTGGCTCTGACGGTGATGGGGACAAGGAAGAGGAAGACAGGCACCCAACTGAGACCACCAGCGAGGATGAGCTGCCAAAAGAGGATGGGGAGCAACTGGGATAG
- the MAX gene encoding protein max isoform X2, whose protein sequence is MRGAGCCCGGAARGFTRAGAMSDNDDIEVESDADKRAHHNALERKRRDHIKDSFHSLRDSVPSLQGEKASRAQILDKATEYIQYMRRKNNTHQQDIDDLKRQNALLEQQVRALEKARSSAQLQASYPADNSLYTNPKGSAISAFDGGSNSSSDSEPDEPQNRKKLRMEAS, encoded by the exons ATGCGCGGTGCGGGCTGTTGTTGTGGCGGCGCGGCCCGCGGCTTCACCCGGGCGGGAGCGATGAGCGACAACGATGACATCGAGGTGGAGAGCGAC GCCGACAAACGGGCTCATCACAACGCGCTGGAGCGCAAGCGCAGGGACCACATCAAGGACAGCTTCCACAGCCTGCGGGATTCCGTGCCCTCGCTCCAGGGAGAGAAG GCATCCCGGGCCCAAATCCTGGACAAAGCCACAGAGTACATCCAGTACATGCGCCGGAAAAACAACACACACCAGCAGGACATCGACGACCTCAAGCGGCAGAACgcgctgctggagcagcaag TGCGTGCGCTGGAGAAGGCCCGATCCAGCGCCCAGCTCCAGGCCAGCTATCCCGCGGACAACAGCCTCTACACCAACCCCAAGGGCAGCGCCATCTCCGCCTTCGACGGCGGCTCCAACTCCAGCTCTGACTCGGAGCCCGACGAGCCGCAGAACAGGAAGAAGCTGCGCATGGAGGCCAGTTag
- the UNC93B1 gene encoding protein unc-93 homolog B1 isoform X2 codes for MEKDFDSCQDGAKTVPSAGLSTEGTETQLDDFVGAHHPDYNEEEEEHKYFRRKRLGVIKNVVAASLAGTLTYGVYLGLLQMQLILHYDETYREVKYSNIGLEDIDRKVLMGINVTPVAALLYTPVLIRFFGTKWAMFLAVGIYALFVSSNYWERYYTLVPSAVAIGVVIVPLWASMGTYITRMAQKYYEYVNYKEEQEKERQRVPRDACNAYIIVFQTVFYSCFHLSFVCAQMPMVFFLNNYLYQLNHTLFAVKHCGTLSHGTLPGFNKTVLQSLPRSVNLIIVESVLMAAAFLAMLVVLVLCGAAYRPMEEIDMRSIGWGNIFQLPFKHMRDYRLRHLFPLFIYSGFEVLFVCTGFSLNYGVCALGLERLAYLLMAYGFSASACSSLALCMLRLRRHIPLLAGAFIHAALLVTLFCWAPEPRYLAQAPLLYSIAVLWGSGSALNKTGISILLGMLYKKKERQDFIFTIYHWWQALAIFTVYLWSGLPMKAKLSIMLLTLVVAVGTYLWMERKVAHNVEVRLPRIPRPRHKTRGYRYLEDNSDETGSDGDGDKEEEDRHPTETTSEDELPKEDGEQLG; via the exons ATGGAGAAGGATTTCGACTCCTGTCAGGATGGGGCCAAGACAGTGCCGAGCGCCGggctgagcactgagggaacaGAGACACAG CTGGACGATTTTGTGGGTGCTCATCACCCTGACTacaatgaggaggaggaggagcataAGTACTTCCGCAGAAAGCGCCTTGGTGTCATCAAGAATGTGGTGGCTGCCAGCCTGGCTGGCACCCTCACTTATGGCGTCTACCTGG GCCTGCTGCAGATGCAGCTGATCCTTCACTATGACGAGACCTACCGGGAGGTGAAGTACAGCAACATTGGGCTGGAGGACATCGACCGCAAGGTGCTGATGGGCATCAATGTCACGCCCGTGGCGGCGCTGCTCTACACACCCGTCCTCATCAG GTTCTTCGGCACCAAGTGGGCCATGTTCCTGGCGGTCGGCATCTATGCCCTCTTTGTCTCCAGCAACTACTGGGAGCGTTACTACACGCTGGTGCCCTCTGCCGTGGCCATTGGGGTGGTCATTGTGCCCCTTTGGGCCTCCATGGGCACCTACATCACGCG GATGGCCCAGAAGTACTACGAGTACGTTAACtacaaggaggagcaggagaaggagaggcAGCGGGTGCCACGGGATGCCTGCAATGCCTACATCATCGTCTTCCAGACAGTCTTCTACTCCTGTTTCCAC TTGAGCTTCGTCTGCGCTCAGATGCCCATGGTCTTCTTCCTCAACAACTACCTCTACCAACTCAACCACACGCTCTTCGCGGTGAAGCACTGCG GGACCCTGAGCCACGGCACCCTGCCTGGCTTCAACAAGACAGTGCTGCAGAGCCTTCCCCGCAGCGTCAACCTCATCATCGTGGAGAGCGTGCTGATGGCTGCCGCCTTCCTCGCCATGCTGGTG GTGCTGGTGCTGTGCGGCGCGGCGTACCGGCCCATGGAGGAGATCGACATGCGCAGCATCGGCTGGGGCAACATCTTCCAGCTGCCCTTCAAGCACATGCGGGACTATCGCCTGCGGCACCTCTTCCCATTGTTTATCTACAGCGGCTTCGAGGTGCTCTTTGTCTGCACCGGATTTTCCCTG AACTACGGTGTTTGCGCCCTGGGGCTGGAGAGGTTGGCGTATCTCCTCATGGCCTACGGCTTCTCTGCCTCGGcatgctccagcctggccctaTGCATGCTGCGCCTGCGCCGGCACATCCCACTGCTGGCTGGAGCCTTCATCCATGCTGCACTCCTGGTGACACTCTTCTGCTGGGCGCCGGAGCCCCGGTACCTGGCACAGGCACCACTGCTCTACAGCATTGCCGTGCTCTGGGGCTCGGGCAGCGCCCTCAACAAGACTGGAATTAGCA TCCTCCTGGGAATGTTGTACAAGAAGAAGGAGCGCCAAGACTTCATCTTCACCATCTACCACTGGTGGCAGGCCCTGGCCATCTTCACCGTCTACCTGTGGTCAGGGCTGCCCATGAAG gccAAGCTGTCCATCATGCTGCTGACGCTGGTGGTGGCCGTGGGGACATACCTGTGGATGGAGCGGAAGGTGGCACACAACGTGGAGGTCCGGCTGCCCCGCATCCCGCGCCCACGCCACAAAACACGTGGATACCGCTACCTGGAGGACAACTCGGATGAGACTGGCTCTGACGGTGATGGGGACAAGGAAGAGGAAGACAGGCACCCAACTGAGACCACCAGCGAGGATGAGCTGCCAAAAGAGGATGGGGAGCAACTGGGATAG
- the FNTB gene encoding LOW QUALITY PROTEIN: protein farnesyltransferase subunit beta (The sequence of the model RefSeq protein was modified relative to this genomic sequence to represent the inferred CDS: inserted 1 base in 1 codon) yields the protein MMMQHMTSHHDDAAARGGXGSSAHARRGWAVGAWPRVKGRGHTRGARSRVVGVARSAAARPLPAAVARCPRGRSMAGAAPGPGGRRRLRDDGLRTCTSAEQSKVEDIVQEVYDAYRTNHHSSQYVLQREKHFHYLKRGLRQLTEAYECLDASRPWLCYWILHSLELLDEPIPESVASDVCQFLRRCQSPQGGFGGGPGQHPHLAPTYAAVNALCIIGTEEAFGIIDRKKLLEYLHSLKQPDGSFLMHVGGEVDVRSAYCAASVASLTNILTPALFAGTAEWIARCQNWEGGIGGVPGMEAHGGYTFCGVAALVILKQEHLLNLRSLLHWVTGRQMRFEGGFQGRCNKLVDGCYSFWQAGLLPLLHRALHARGDPALSMAHWMFDQLALQEYILLCCQCPAGGLLDKPGKSRDFYHTCYCLSGLAIAQHFGSGDLHNEVVLGIPENCLQATHPVYNIAPEKVARAVMHFLQYPVPSLDPASAAE from the exons ATGATGATGCAACACATGACGTCACATCACGATGACGCAGCCGCCCGGGGGG GTGGCTCTTCCGCGCACGCGCGCCGGGGCTGGGCGGTGGGGGCGTGGCCAAGAGTGAAGGGGCGTGGTCATACGAGAGGGGCGCGGTCACGCgtggtgggcgtggccaggagCGCGGCCGCGCGTCCCCTCCCGGCCGCCGTCGCCCGCTGCCCCCGCGGCCGCAGCATGGCGGGagcggcccccggccccggcgggcggcggcggctgcgggacgATGGGCTGCGGACCTGCACCTCCGCCGAGCAG TCCAAGGTGGAGGACATCGTGCAGGAGGTCTATGACGCCTACAGGACAAACCATCACTCCTCACA GTACGTCCTGCAGCGGGAGAAGCACTTCCATTACCTGAAGAGAGGCCTCCGGCAGCTCACTGAAGCCTATGAG tgtCTGGATGCCAGCCGCCCCTGGCTCTGCTACTGGATCCTGCACAGCCTGGAGCTACTGGATGAGCCCATTCCTGAGTCAGTGGCCTCTGA CGTCTGCCAGTTCCTGAGGCGCTGCCAGAGCCcccagggtggatttggggggggtcctggccaGCACCCCCACCTCGCCCCCACCTATGCCGCTGTCAACGCGCTCTGCATCATCGGCACTGAGGAGGCCTTTGGCATCATCGACAG GAAGAAGCTCTTGGAATACCTGCACTCGCTGAAGCAGCCGGATGGCTCCTTCCTCATGCACGTGGGTGGAGAAGTGGATGTCAG GAGCGCCTACTGCGCTGCCTCGGTGGCCTCGCTGACCAACATCCTGACGCCCGCGCTCTTCGCTGGGACGGCTGAGTGGATCGCCAG GTGTCAGAACTGGGAGGGCGGGATTGGCGGCGTGCCAGGCATGGAGGCACATGGCGGCTACACCTTCTGTGGCGTGGCCGCGCTGGTCATCCTCAAGCAGGAACATCTGCTGAACCTCCGGAGCCTGCTG CACTGGGTGACCGGGCGGCAGATGCGCTTCGAGGGTGGATTCCAGGGCCGCTGCAACAAGCTGGTGGATGGGTGCTACTCCTTTTGGCAAGCcgggctcctgcccctgctccatCGGGCACTCCATGCCAGGG GTGATCCAGCGCTGAGCATGGCACACTGGATGTTCGAccagctggcactgcaggaaTACATCCTCCTGTGCTGCCAGTGCCCAGCCGGCGGGCTGCTGGATAAGCCAGGAAA ATCCCGGGATTTCTACCACACCTGCTACTGCCTGAGCGGGCTGGCCATTGCACAGCACTTCGGAAGTGGAGACCTCCACAATGAGGTGGTCCTAGGTATCCCTGAGAATTGCCTG CAAGCCACACACCCTGTCTACAACATTGCCCCGGAGAAAGTGGCAAGGGCGGTGATGCACTTCCTGCAGTATCCTGTGCCTAGCCTGGATCCGGCATCTGCTGCCGAGTAG
- the MAX gene encoding protein max isoform X1, producing the protein MRGAGCCCGGAARGFTRAGAMSDNDDIEVESDEEQPRFQSAADKRAHHNALERKRRDHIKDSFHSLRDSVPSLQGEKASRAQILDKATEYIQYMRRKNNTHQQDIDDLKRQNALLEQQVRALEKARSSAQLQASYPADNSLYTNPKGSAISAFDGGSNSSSDSEPDEPQNRKKLRMEAS; encoded by the exons ATGCGCGGTGCGGGCTGTTGTTGTGGCGGCGCGGCCCGCGGCTTCACCCGGGCGGGAGCGATGAGCGACAACGATGACATCGAGGTGGAGAGCGAC GAGGAGCAGCCGAGGTTTCAGTCCGCG GCCGACAAACGGGCTCATCACAACGCGCTGGAGCGCAAGCGCAGGGACCACATCAAGGACAGCTTCCACAGCCTGCGGGATTCCGTGCCCTCGCTCCAGGGAGAGAAG GCATCCCGGGCCCAAATCCTGGACAAAGCCACAGAGTACATCCAGTACATGCGCCGGAAAAACAACACACACCAGCAGGACATCGACGACCTCAAGCGGCAGAACgcgctgctggagcagcaag TGCGTGCGCTGGAGAAGGCCCGATCCAGCGCCCAGCTCCAGGCCAGCTATCCCGCGGACAACAGCCTCTACACCAACCCCAAGGGCAGCGCCATCTCCGCCTTCGACGGCGGCTCCAACTCCAGCTCTGACTCGGAGCCCGACGAGCCGCAGAACAGGAAGAAGCTGCGCATGGAGGCCAGTTag